In one window of Cytophagaceae bacterium ABcell3 DNA:
- a CDS encoding RHS repeat-associated core domain-containing protein, giving the protein MSTRSYSSSSYRYGFNGMEKDDEVKGAGNSYTTFERQYDARIARWISTDPIFHEYQSAYAAFDNNPIYYRDPSGASSEGPDDDDTKEITTPAVGEDGDGNRINYKVSIPSSADTETNDEGEVTSFSYSTGNALDGTWEFHSYHWDEDANAYRTLSGITNKDHSRGTYYSLALSERKARQDNLDQLFGAGPYTPGLSTDQKILTSYFVQSRLFIAYGASFGLALAGEALPALPALSDIGVSAYSWYLRFGSLSTAAYIRGERFLTRNYGWGYRFLPDAVGKYRLQFLYNNPGARGITFGSWQGANHIFRIDYHKINNKYMLHYHWSNRAAVGDEAFKRIGRLHRTLHSIYK; this is encoded by the coding sequence ATGTCCACCAGGTCGTACAGCAGTTCGAGCTATAGGTATGGCTTCAACGGGATGGAGAAAGATGATGAAGTGAAGGGGGCTGGAAATAGCTATACTACCTTTGAAAGGCAATATGACGCCCGTATAGCAAGATGGATCAGTACTGACCCGATTTTCCATGAGTATCAATCAGCATATGCTGCATTTGATAATAATCCAATTTATTACAGGGATCCAAGCGGGGCTTCATCTGAAGGGCCAGATGATGATGATACGAAGGAGATTACTACTCCTGCCGTTGGAGAAGATGGAGATGGGAATAGGATTAACTATAAAGTGAGTATTCCTTCAAGCGCAGATACTGAAACGAATGATGAAGGGGAAGTTACAAGCTTTTCGTATTCTACAGGAAATGCTCTTGATGGTACTTGGGAGTTTCACAGTTATCATTGGGATGAAGACGCAAATGCATATAGAACCCTTTCCGGTATAACGAACAAAGATCATTCAAGAGGAACTTATTATTCGTTAGCACTTTCTGAGAGAAAGGCTAGGCAAGACAACTTGGATCAATTGTTTGGTGCAGGGCCTTATACTCCTGGCTTAAGTACAGACCAAAAAATTCTTACAAGCTACTTTGTCCAAAGTCGTTTATTTATTGCATATGGTGCTTCATTTGGATTAGCTTTAGCTGGTGAAGCATTACCGGCTTTGCCAGCATTATCTGACATAGGAGTTTCTGCTTACTCTTGGTATTTAAGGTTTGGTAGCTTGAGCACTGCTGCATATATCCGGGGTGAAAGGTTTTTGACTAGAAATTATGGGTGGGGATATAGGTTCTTACCAGATGCAGTTGGTAAGTATAGGCTTCAGTTTCTTTATAATAATCCAGGAGCTAGAGGAATTACTTTTGGGTCATGGCAAGGTGCTAATCATATTTTTAGAATCGATTATCATAAAATTAATAATAAGTATATGCTTCATTACCATTGGTCAAATAGAGCTGCAGTAGGAGATGAAGCTTTTAAAAGAATTGGACGATTACATAGAACCTTACACTCTATTTATAAATAA